In Manis pentadactyla isolate mManPen7 chromosome 8, mManPen7.hap1, whole genome shotgun sequence, the following are encoded in one genomic region:
- the MBL2 gene encoding mannose-binding protein C isoform X2, translating to MSLFPLLPVLLLSMVAASFSETETCEGVQKTCPGTACGCPGANGFPGKDGRDGTKGEKGEPGQGLRGLQGPPGKLGPQGIQGSPGLPGAVGQKGDPGDCPVCESHLDSSERRALQEELDRIKKWLTFSMGKKVGKKFFLTNGETMSFNRVKALCAQFQASVATPMNAEENKAIQRIASSRHVFLGITDEETEGHFVDLSGRGLTYKNWKAGEPNDGANGEDCVMLLEDGMWNDISCSSSFLAVCEFEFAG from the exons ATGTCCCTGTTTCCACTGCTCCCTGTCCTTCTCTTGAGTATGGTGGCAGCATCCTTCTCAGAAACAGAAACCTGTGAGGGTGTCCAGAAGACCTGCCCTGGGACGGCCTGCGGTTGTCCAGGAGCCAACGGCTTCCCAGGCAAAGACGGGCGTGACGGCACCAAGGGCGAAAAGGGAGAGCCAG GCCAAGGGCTCAGAGGTTTACAGGGCCCTCCTGGGAAGCTGGGCCCTCAAGGAATCCAAGGTTCCCCTGGGTTACCAGGAGCAGTGGGCCAAAAAGGGGATCCTGGAGATTGTCCAG TTTGTGAGAGCCACCTGGATAGTTCAGAAAGAAGAGCTTTGCAAGAAGAATTGGACCGTATCAAAAAGT GGCTGACCTTCTCTATGGGCAAGAAAGTTGGGAAGAAGTTCTTCTTGACCAATGGTGAAACGATGAGCTTCAACAGAGTAAAGGCTCTGTGTGCCCAGTTCCAAGCCTCCGTGGCCACCCCCATGAATGCTGAGGAAAACAAGGCCATCCAGAGAATAGCCAGTAGTAGACACGTCTTCCTGGGcatcacagatgaggagactgaaggCCATTTTGTGGACCTGTCAGGAAGGGGTCTGACCTACAAAAACTGGAAAGCTGGTGAGCCCAACGATGGTGCCAATGGGGAGGACTGTGTGATGCTCCTAGAGGATGGCATGTGGAATGAcatctcctgctcctcctccttcttgGCCGTCTGTGAGTTCGAGTTTGCTGGCTGA
- the MBL2 gene encoding mannose-binding protein C isoform X3 gives MLSLFIRLAGPCVAESGLLPHPEAAARTQGWRARFPVSAEASAKGSEVYRALLGSWALKESKVPLGYQEQWAKKGILEIVQFVRATWIVQKEELCKKNWTVSKSVSLLSYSSGSLKFGNVEGLTFSMGKKVGKKFFLTNGETMSFNRVKALCAQFQASVATPMNAEENKAIQRIASSRHVFLGITDEETEGHFVDLSGRGLTYKNWKAGEPNDGANGEDCVMLLEDGMWNDISCSSSFLAVCEFEFAG, from the exons ATGCTGTCGCTCTTCATAAGGCTGGCAGGACCATGTGTTGCAGAGTCTGGCCTCCTCCCTCACCCTGAGGCAGCTGCCAGAACCCAAGGCTGGAGGGCCAGATTCCCTGTCTCTGCAGAAGCCTCA GCCAAGGGCTCAGAGGTTTACAGGGCCCTCCTGGGAAGCTGGGCCCTCAAGGAATCCAAGGTTCCCCTGGGTTACCAGGAGCAGTGGGCCAAAAAGGGGATCCTGGAGATTGTCCAG TTTGTGAGAGCCACCTGGATAGTTCAGAAAGAAGAGCTTTGCAAGAAGAATTGGACCGTATCAAAAAGTGTAAGCCTCCTTTCTTACTCTTCAGGTAGCTTGAAGTTTGGAAACGTGGAAg GGCTGACCTTCTCTATGGGCAAGAAAGTTGGGAAGAAGTTCTTCTTGACCAATGGTGAAACGATGAGCTTCAACAGAGTAAAGGCTCTGTGTGCCCAGTTCCAAGCCTCCGTGGCCACCCCCATGAATGCTGAGGAAAACAAGGCCATCCAGAGAATAGCCAGTAGTAGACACGTCTTCCTGGGcatcacagatgaggagactgaaggCCATTTTGTGGACCTGTCAGGAAGGGGTCTGACCTACAAAAACTGGAAAGCTGGTGAGCCCAACGATGGTGCCAATGGGGAGGACTGTGTGATGCTCCTAGAGGATGGCATGTGGAATGAcatctcctgctcctcctccttcttgGCCGTCTGTGAGTTCGAGTTTGCTGGCTGA
- the MBL2 gene encoding mannose-binding protein C isoform X1, with translation MLSLFIRLAGPCVAESGLLPHPEAAARTQGWRARFPVSAEASVRTMSLFPLLPVLLLSMVAASFSETETCEGVQKTCPGTACGCPGANGFPGKDGRDGTKGEKGEPGQGLRGLQGPPGKLGPQGIQGSPGLPGAVGQKGDPGDCPVCESHLDSSERRALQEELDRIKKWLTFSMGKKVGKKFFLTNGETMSFNRVKALCAQFQASVATPMNAEENKAIQRIASSRHVFLGITDEETEGHFVDLSGRGLTYKNWKAGEPNDGANGEDCVMLLEDGMWNDISCSSSFLAVCEFEFAG, from the exons ATGCTGTCGCTCTTCATAAGGCTGGCAGGACCATGTGTTGCAGAGTCTGGCCTCCTCCCTCACCCTGAGGCAGCTGCCAGAACCCAAGGCTGGAGGGCCAGATTCCCTGTCTCTGCAGAAGCCTCA GTAAGGACCATGTCCCTGTTTCCACTGCTCCCTGTCCTTCTCTTGAGTATGGTGGCAGCATCCTTCTCAGAAACAGAAACCTGTGAGGGTGTCCAGAAGACCTGCCCTGGGACGGCCTGCGGTTGTCCAGGAGCCAACGGCTTCCCAGGCAAAGACGGGCGTGACGGCACCAAGGGCGAAAAGGGAGAGCCAG GCCAAGGGCTCAGAGGTTTACAGGGCCCTCCTGGGAAGCTGGGCCCTCAAGGAATCCAAGGTTCCCCTGGGTTACCAGGAGCAGTGGGCCAAAAAGGGGATCCTGGAGATTGTCCAG TTTGTGAGAGCCACCTGGATAGTTCAGAAAGAAGAGCTTTGCAAGAAGAATTGGACCGTATCAAAAAGT GGCTGACCTTCTCTATGGGCAAGAAAGTTGGGAAGAAGTTCTTCTTGACCAATGGTGAAACGATGAGCTTCAACAGAGTAAAGGCTCTGTGTGCCCAGTTCCAAGCCTCCGTGGCCACCCCCATGAATGCTGAGGAAAACAAGGCCATCCAGAGAATAGCCAGTAGTAGACACGTCTTCCTGGGcatcacagatgaggagactgaaggCCATTTTGTGGACCTGTCAGGAAGGGGTCTGACCTACAAAAACTGGAAAGCTGGTGAGCCCAACGATGGTGCCAATGGGGAGGACTGTGTGATGCTCCTAGAGGATGGCATGTGGAATGAcatctcctgctcctcctccttcttgGCCGTCTGTGAGTTCGAGTTTGCTGGCTGA